The nucleotide sequence taGTCCATAAGTAATAAAAGCAGCCATTAAACATAGTTATGCATAAATTGTAGGACACaaaatgtttattaaaaaaattatatacataattttttaaatgctataatttttataatattaccTGGTGGAGTCTTTTACGGgaattataatacataataaaataaaataataaaatgccTAACAAAACACCTTGTAAGAATCTAGGCTCAAACACTATTGAAAATAAGCCACTGTTAGATAACATATGTGGTTTAGAATCGTCGCCAAGAGCAACGACACCATATGGAACAACTGGTGTAAATTCTGCCATTatagcatttttttaaattacaataatattttatattaatcaCTTTccaatataacaaaataagccctatatttgaaaaaaataataatcaatgaatttaacaatatataatgaatatagtaataatatgtataatacaATAGAcgtttatatttatcatgtttattttttgttttaactGAAGTATTgctaatattataaatgcatatattgtcaaataaatactaaaattagaacaaatatataatataatatgcttAATTATGGGTTTGGTATTTAGTAatgtttatgtttttttacttttatcgTTAAACTTAACACATAAGCATTGCAATACAAAATGCATTTACACTataacacatttttattacgtaagaaaattaagaaataatatttttttactaaatatttaatactaTATTAGctaattaattaatatataattactgttgatataatttataattatatgtaatatacacacgttattaatattatatttattggtattactatttattatagATGTGGGGGCAAATTTATGTCTTCCGTTTTCCTTCgctaaaaatgtatttttttaatatcaagGTGAATAtcaatgaagaaaataagcaaaatgttaatgaaaatatttatgtgaTAAAATTACTGTATATTAACGATTCGttctattttaaaaattgttctgttactatatattattacacatttcatataaacacaagttttcatataattgtatcatataaaatatatatttttttaacccttaatataacaaatacTTACCTTTtgatttttgaaaatatattaaaataattgaatCTGCTaacttttataaacaatttgattttttaagttatttttaatataaatcatGTTTTACAaatcattaatatatttttttaacattattttataataataaatatattaaaaatataagataaaaaatacacttTAGTATTCATGTAATCTTTTCActcatttaaaataaaaacaaaaataagtaGGTAaaacttaatttttttctgaattaaaaatattttcaaatatcaATAACTAGACtttttatgataataaatgcacatatataatttagatCATCTaacttattaaaattatttattatatttttttacatcgGGTTCTATTGATCGGTGTATAATTAATCATGTGTGTGTAATTCAGATGCATACTTTATTGTATtgcaaatattatataattttatatgaaactatatatataatatatatttatatatgtgctttcataataaatgatatttaAAGCACgcttttcataaaatataattattttttgttttagttttaataataataaaaatataatatacttattaTGGTAACATTAAAAACAATGTTACCAAGCTAAAACATGAAATACTGatccaatttttttctatttagAACATTAAAATACCCCTAATTGAAagaatatatgtatatactatgcacaattataatgaataaaaataaataattatttctcTATGTTCAATTTCCTTTTAAATCCTTCCCATATGattaaatgtttttaataaaaaatgcatacaCGCCAAAACAACCATACCACTGTCAGCATTACACTTAATTTctattatgtttttatcttttaaaactttcagttttttttataaaaattgtatattgtgttacatatattatcgtattctataaaaatcctataacaaaattttttaatttttacaattaaattaaaaccCCATAagcaaatattaaatatatatatattactaggaataataaagaaagcATCTATATATGGTCAAATACTactaataattaatatcgCCAATTGTAAATgctataaattataattaaaatttttatatgcaatatacatagttatatatgttgtaaaattttaatagttCATACAATTCACcagtaaatatatgcacatatattatatgaaaagtAATTCATTACATATGAGATACTTTAATATCTTTTAATGAATTTTATGATAtacacacaaaaaatatatataaaaacgtAAAAATGTCAAAGGTAAATATTCGATATTTTACAAAGTTTCACACTATTTCCAAATAATTactatgaaaaaatatcacCTACAATATAAAGACAAAGAAAAcctatataaaataatgcatgaaaaatgaattcGTTAAAAaccaaatgaaaaatatgtgttaatatgcatttaaaattatccTTAAGGTGAggatattttaatatatttatttgggatttttttttgggaTGCCGAAAAACTAGCCAAATAAAATGCTTTTAAAGTTacttatgaaaatattataattatattaaaataggTTATCTATATCTTTTAGCTAagcattaaaatatattagacACAAACAAAATGGTGATAATGGATTGTtctaataaaacataaatttatatgaaataagctttataatattttaaaatttcttatataaaatacatataaataggGGAATACTggtgtttttatataccataggtattgttttttttttgtagctattttttttatggatgtatatatttttttgaatagctaccttattttcctttggaactttttttttgtattttagCTATTTATGATttgcaaataaatatatttttttttttttttcttttttcttatatctattttaatattatcaaaacatattatatatatctttttaaatagcctttttttatatcaccATTTTTTGGTTGTaaagctattttttttttttgttgttgTTAATCGGCTGGGTAACTTTTTgccaatttttttcaattattttataatttataaatttaaattaaatttaatttaattttaattgattttatatttatttttaaatatttaattatattttattttatatttatatatacattttttgtgtcttttaaaattttttttacatttttattttccattttaatttttttgtgagactttataacattattttatttatattttttccgtCTATACAATAATACAATTAACTTTTTCgtgtttaatatatttgcaaaatttagaaaaaatgaatatttatgtatccctttttttaattatattctcAACAATCAATAATGCCTATTCCGTTGGGCTTAAGGGTGGAACTGCTAAAAATCACCCAATAAATACAACATACACAGGCAAACAATATAAATCCTTATCACATATTGACGCACTATGCGGTGATTCCAAAAACTTTGTTTgtgaaacaaaatatatttgtaaaaatggAAGCAAAGGAAAATATTGCTCTGAAGATGGCAATGAAACAGGTAGTGGGATAGAAACGGGAGGTGGAAACGAAACTGGAAACGGTAACGAAGTTGGAAATGGTAATGAGACTGGAAATGGTAATGGAACTGGAAATGGTAATGAAACTGGAAATGGCAACGAAGTTGGAAATGGTAATGAGACTGGAAATGGTAATGAGACTGGAAATGGAAACGAAGTTGGAAATGGTAATGAGACTGGAAATGGTAATGGAACTGGAAATGGAAACGAAGTTGGAAATGGTAATGAAACTGGAAATGGCAACGAAGTTGGAAATGGTAATGAAACTGGAAATGGCAACGAAGTTGGAAATGGTAATGAAACTGGAAATGGTAACGAAGTCGGAAATGGTAATGGAACTGGAAATGGTAATGGAACTGGAAATGGCAGCCATGGAAGAAAATCTCCAAGGGAAATTTtagaagaatataaaaaaagaaagcaAGGTATAATTGCAGGATATTATGGATCATGGAATAGCCAAGGAGTTAGTGGAAAGCAAATGACTCATTCCAATCCACACGTATCtgtaatttatatatcttttgcccgtataaatatgtactATGATGCTTCTAGACCATATAATGGACttcaaaaatttttacaaaaaaagcATGGACTAGAATTTGAAACATATGGTATGATGGCTAATGAAATTCAACGTATAAGAAAAGCTCGCCCCGatgtaattataattttatccTTAGGAGGAGAAACATACATGCTAGATATAACAAAAGAAATTGACTATATTCCTCAAATAGTAAACATggttaataattttgatttagATGGTGTCGATATTGACTGGGAACCAAATGGAAGttttaacaatttaaatgaacTCGCCTATTCAAATTATTACattaaattaattgatTTAATAAGAAGCAATATTTCAAAAGATAAGCTAATTTCCATATCTGGCTCATCAAATGCAGCATTATCATGTGTATCAGTATGGGAAACATTTTGTAAAGATGACGAATCCCCATATAATACACAGTATTTATCAGAACAAATGAGTACAAATGGTGAATTATACAAAGCAGCAAACATGCTATCTACAGGAACATTTGttaatgtttttaataCAGCAAAGGATAAAATTGATCttgtttttattcaaacatataatttagAAACATCAAACCCAGATATCATGCTTGATATGTATTTATCTCATTTGtattatggaaaaaaatatgatataacGGTTTTCTTAGGTTTTTCAATAGAACAGAATAGAGGTGGATTTAGTCCagataacaaaaaattagtaGAATTAGTATCAAAAGCTATACATGACAATAACCATCAATTCAACAGAGCCGATGGTGTAGGAATTTGgcatttatttatgaaagAACAAATACCTAATGGATCATATGATCTAGATGGTTTTGTTGATAATGCATGGAGCCATTTAAATCCAGGAATAAAATCACCAATAGATATAGTTTCAACCCCTAACCCTGATGATTGTAGCACTATAGATAATTATGTGCAAGGAGTCGTTATCCCAAATTTAGGAGTATATGTTAAACACAATGATGCTATATGGGTAACAAGGTCATATTCAACACGTGCACCTGGTGTTGACAGATATGAATGGAACTTAGTAAAAGTATGTTATGAAAAAGCATGTAATAATGAAGCTGCACATTATTATAACGTTGATTATCCAACAGGAACAAAAGTCATTTGGAAAGGAGAAGCATTCGTTATTAAACAATGGCATGGAGGACCACCAGAAGGTTCTAATCTTGGATCATATGACAAATTAGATGCATCCAGTTGCCCAGGATTAGCAGAATGGAATATAAAACACCCTCATAAACCAGTTGAAGTAGAAACCCCATATGAACAAGAACGTGATggataaatacaaatatttctcacatattatatttgcaacaaattaatgtaagcaattcataaaaaaaataaatatttattggtatattttattataacatatattatatacatataaatatccgcatgaaaattaatatttatagttGTGCTGTgaaattgtattattataaatcaaaaaatgtattacttttttgtaacataaataattcgTTTCTCTACAATaaataactttttaaagaatataacatttgtaaaaatttaatttgtcTTAATtcacattttataattcgTTTTACAGTATTGTGTTAcgtcattttttgtattattttttttttgagtCGCAAATTATAGCCacattgcatatatttggaaattattaacacataaatttttaagtaaaataataataaaataattaaatcgTTTGTATTAtggcaaaataaaatgaataattatattatcatattttataatttaaatgaatcTCGGcactaatatttttcatatgttTCATATCATAAAGTGTTGTTGCATCAGCAATGgccttatatatttaacttATAATAGAATAATAGTTATGCAcaatgtataatatataagctTTTAatgcaataaaatatataatgattgAAATTACATTATCCTTTATATAGTAAATAATTGGATggtgtaaaataaaagacaaaacagttttcatatatgatgcgttaattttatatattaatgaatatGCAGAGTCTTGTATTGTTtttcaatataaaaatgctaTCGATTTTGGAGCCCCAAAATATAGCTTATacacataaaatatgtgacaccattttattatatcattagGAAAATAATGTTTACTCTTcgatatattatatgtatagatATAACTATATATTATCTATGTATGCCTTCATTTAAGCTAGAAATGCTTTTATGTTCTTGCAACATAAAATGTTGTCAAATAATAGCATATCctgttaaatatatgtttataaaaaatatatatatttcccaGTTAGCATTTAAccaattaataaataactcctatataaaaatgagaGTAATTTACCAATTTATTCgaataaaatacatattaaaaaatataaaaattttaataattttttttaattatttaaataaaaatcattaTATAGTTCACAATAATTGTTACAATATCCtccaaatattattattgataactatattatattaataatgttttttttaatgtagaAAAACATGGACGACCGGGGTATCGATCCCCGTACCTCTCGCATGCTAAGCGAGCGCTCTACCACTTGAGCTAGCCGCCCTCATCTTATACTaatgaaattatatattattaacagAATACATTTACAAcgcattatataatattatgctttccaatttatataaagatacataagtttataaatatgtaactttattcatatatttaataatttaaaccaatatatacaatttttgatatatttaaattttaggGGTATAGtaatcataataaaaaaatgtatgcatgctgatatttaaaaaattatatatatcaaaattttaaataactcataataaatatattttttatataattaaaaaaacataaaaatgctCATTTAATACAAGGAAAAATGCCTTagttcatttattttttaatatgccttttttaaaggaaaaaatatatgtaatcattattttgaaattatattaatatggcATTtactataataaaatataccgATGATAGCTCAGTTGGTAGAGCGGCAGACTGTAGTTGTAATGGTTATCTGTTGGTCACCGGTTCGATTCCGGTTCATcggatatttttattttataaaaaaaaaaaactttttaattttacttTCACCTtaatacttaaaaaaaattattaagtaTTTATTCTTgtttaatataaacaatttattcatatatttaataaatatatattatattttaataaatatatattatattttattatatatatattatattataataatatatagcgTAAAAACACTCTtagtaatatatacttttttaaataaatgaattttcctataataataacttCTTTACTTGAATACTTTATTTCCggaatttttatataaaaattattttatttatataatattattaaatgatttaatatgcttataatttgatttctctaattatattaattattttgatataacGGTTAAAAATTGGGTATTCCATCCGCATAGGCTTGTGTGtgtgttatttttatgagtGATTAAACTTATTCATGTTAAAATCCTAATTTTCGTAAATTTGTTTGATGTGATATCTATGATAGTTTGATgcatgtatttttaaatatttttaataaaatttaaaatataacttGAGTCACATTTATTGTGTCTTTCGTATTGTTCCATTTAATTTAGTAAATTAGCAAAGATAATATTAAGTTGACactaaataattataaattctaTGAGTGTGCCTCTATATcgcttttattatattacttGCATAGTGGTATcgtaatatacatattcatTAGCTATGctattttcaatttataGATACTTATGTGGGCGAAACAAtttttagtatatatatatatatatattaatggaTTTACTATTTAACaaatttctatattattttcccattttgtgaaaaataattgtatatttacaatttaaAGAGTTAATAAAAGgggcaaaaaaataaaaatcaaaataatgaaataataataaaaaaaaatgtgacttataaatttactaaatgaaaattatttttcccATCACAATATTGAAAGTTTtaatactttttaatatcatgCAAACTATGAACATTAGttcatataaatgtatgtatatacatcTAGTATATATAACGCTTTAAACGGAAAATGCAATTCAAATTAAGCATCttgtaataaaattgtctGAAAAACCTTTAAATTTAACTATATAGATTTTTCCATTCATTTTAATCCTCTAGTATTCATAAGCCTTTATTATTAGGACGGGTGGGTTAATATGAATTTATGAATACCATGTATTCATTAAGTGAaactaaaaaaacgaaataaaaaaaataataaataaaggaaTAAACAGCACAAAACAATATTATGTGAGAAGAATATACACacaagtatatatattaatgaataaaattattgttaCTTGTTCCTGATGAGTCTAAATCAacttttgtaaaaaaatttatgaaatctgattttttcatatattttaaaactgATATAATTTCCTCGGCGTCAATTAAacctttaaaaaatttgagaaaaacaaacaatcaaaatgtttatattgtACTTATCTATGTTGCATGTATAtatcaattaaaaatgtttccAATTTGTTTTAAGTCATGCATATTAATATCCTCATCACTTTATGTATAAACACATTGATATATCCTTCGTTGCCACATTTGGACGCATATAAAATCTtacaacatatatatttgcaaTTGTATATGctattgtttttaataaattaatcgtgctatataatgaatacagtcgtttttattatatatataggttACCATCtctatttatatcatattcGACAAATTCCATATAAACTTCTTCTAGTTCTTGTTTAGACATATTAGGGTTTGCGCCACCTCCTGTCccattattatcatttttctgctaaaatataaattaaagatatagcaatatttaaaatcacatatgtatatcaaCTTTGTAGTTTATATGtacattaatatatttatgtaactAGATATTAggctttattatattacagtagattttatttcatcccagaaagatataaacataaataagAGGGCGCTCGCCTTTAAGTAAAATCGTTTCATTATGACAAAATCAAATTAgttgtatatttaaaaaagtatgaataaaacaaataaattataatgaatataaaaatagcacAATTGATTAACACcgtatataatattcttagcaaaacatatatatcaaaattctcctaaatatttattaagttTGTATAtgaattgttttatttttagtcTCGCTTTTATCTATTTTCTGAAACATTTGTTATTGGATGTAACCAACATAAAATTTCAATGTTTAAAATGGTGAgaggaaaaataataagacataatgcatatatgctgcatttatatatttcatttttgctTGGGTATCATTTCTTGATTATGTCAAGTATTTTACTTCCATACAATGCTTTCTTAACTAACACAACAATAATCtttatgtatgtatatttagCACACTTTGACTTATCACAATTTCGTAAAACAATTA is from Plasmodium chabaudi chabaudi strain AS genome assembly, chromosome: 8 and encodes:
- a CDS encoding centrin, putative → MKRFYLKASALLFMFISFWDEIKSTQKNDNNGTGGGANPNMSKQELEEVYMEFVEYDINRDGLIDAEEIISVLKYMKKSDFINFFTKVDLDSSGTISLNEYMVFINSY
- a CDS encoding chitinase, putative, yielding MNIYVSLFLIIFSTINNAYSVGLKGGTAKNHPINTTYTGKQYKSLSHIDALCGDSKNFVCETKYICKNGSKGKYCSEDGNETGSGIETGGGNETGNGNEVGNGNETGNGNGTGNGNETGNGNEVGNGNETGNGNETGNGNEVGNGNETGNGNGTGNGNEVGNGNETGNGNEVGNGNETGNGNEVGNGNETGNGNEVGNGNGTGNGNGTGNGSHGRKSPREILEEYKKRKQGIIAGYYGSWNSQGVSGKQMTHSNPHVSVIYISFARINMYYDASRPYNGLQKFLQKKHGLEFETYGMMANEIQRIRKARPDVIIILSLGGETYMLDITKEIDYIPQIVNMVNNFDLDGVDIDWEPNGSFNNLNELAYSNYYIKLIDLIRSNISKDKLISISGSSNAALSCVSVWETFCKDDESPYNTQYLSEQMSTNGELYKAANMLSTGTFVNVFNTAKDKIDLVFIQTYNLETSNPDIMLDMYLSHLYYGKKYDITVFLGFSIEQNRGGFSPDNKKLVELVSKAIHDNNHQFNRADGVGIWHLFMKEQIPNGSYDLDGFVDNAWSHLNPGIKSPIDIVSTPNPDDCSTIDNYVQGVVIPNLGVYVKHNDAIWVTRSYSTRAPGVDRYEWNLVKVCYEKACNNEAAHYYNVDYPTGTKVIWKGEAFVIKQWHGGPPEGSNLGSYDKLDASSCPGLAEWNIKHPHKPVEVETPYEQERDG